From the Chryseobacterium fluminis genome, the window CGTCAGTAATTATTTTGCTGAAGCTGCCATTAGAATTGCCGGAGAAAGCTTTGCTGCAGATACTGCAGAAAGCATAACCGTAAATGCAAATGAGGGATAATTTTATTTAAAATAGGACGGTCAGAAATTTCTTGATCTGGGAATTGAATAGTATAACGGGAAAATATAGTGAAGCATCTGTTTATTTTGAAAAAGCAGAAACTTAATAATATAAAGGCTTTAAGGTACTCCGGGACAATTGATCTGGAATCTGGCAAACCATAAAAAACCATTCCCAAGGTTTAAAGACTATATTCAGTCACTTGATCCTAAGTGAAGATGGTAAATTTGCGTACAGTGATTTGGGGTAGCCGGTTTTAAGACAGACTTTCGGTAATTGTATAATACCATCTGAAAAAACCATCTGTAAAACCAGGGCAGACAAATACAATACCGATACAATATTCCGGAGATTATAAAATGGATTTTGAAGCTGCAAGTTTGGCAGCTTTAGGACAGAAGAGTACACCCAAAGGATATGTCTGGCATCATCTGGATGATTATGATCCGGTAACCAATACGGGTACCATGCAGCTGGTAAAGCAACAGGCTCATAACGGGATTTCGCATGTCGGGGGTTGTAGCCAGTATAAAACAGCTACTGGTAACTCATATACTTTTAAAACTTGGTAAATATAATTATTATGGAATTTGAGCAGACAGAAAAACAGCTAACTGAACTTGAGATTTCAGAATTTGAAAAAACAAACGGGATTAATCTTCCTGAGGATTTTATACAGCATTATCTGAATTATAATGGTGGATATCCCCCTTACGAATATGTAAAAGGGGTAAGAAATATCTTTAC encodes:
- a CDS encoding HNH endonuclease signature motif containing protein is translated as MDFEAASLAALGQKSTPKGYVWHHLDDYDPVTNTGTMQLVKQQAHNGISHVGGCSQYKTATGNSYTFKTW